DNA sequence from the Streptomyces cinnabarinus genome:
CCTTGCCATCCATGCCGAGCCAGCGCCGTACCAGCGCGGTGCGCTTGTTGCCGCTGCTCCAGACCAGACGGCTCGGCCGGCCGAGGGCGGCGAACCGCAGCGCGTTGGCGAGCAGTTCGTCCGAGCGCTGCCAGTCCAAGGGCGGGGTCGCCACGACCACACGCTCCGCCAGGTGGTCGTAGCTTCGGGCGACCAGCACGTCGGATCCGTGCGTGAGGACCGGTTTGAGGCTCTCGGGCAGCCCCGTCGAGGACATCGCCTTGTAGTAGAACGACGGCGGCCCGGCGGGCGGGCCGCCGTCGTGCAGGGTGGGCATCGGCACCGCGAGCGGGTAGTGCAGCAGGAGATCCTCGGGGTCGTAGGCCGTGGCGGGCTCGGGGCCGCGTGGTGAGACGCGGTCCGTCAGGACGGGACACAGCCGGTGGGGCAGCACCGGCTCCAGGGTGTCGAAGAGCTGATGCAGGATCACCACCCCGCCGCCCGCGGCCAGATAGTCCTCCAGCGCGGGGCCGCGGCGTTCCAGGGCGCGGTTGACCTGGCTGCTCAGCAGGGAGTTGGAGGCGAAGACGAGGCACGCGTACTCGTCCGGATGGACGTGGTCCAGCAGGTGTTCCACGGCCTCGTCGGTGAACGTGTGCACCGCGAGGTCGACGCCGTCTCGCGACAGCGCGACGGTGCACCGTTCGAAACATCCGGTGATGTCGGCGTACGACTGCCGGGCAACCTCGGTACCGTCCTGGATGATCGCGATCTTTGGCACCACACCGCCAGCTTGTGTCGACCGGGTAGGACCGGGGGTATCGTGCCCATGATGGTGGCACGAGACGCCGACGCCCGAGGAGCACGCCGTGCAGTCCTCCCACGATCGCCCAGTGGTGCTGCTGTCCCCCCATCTCGATGACGCGGTGTTCGGTCTGTGGCATGTGCTGGACGGTCCCGGGAGCGCGGAGGTCGTCACTGTCTTCGCCGGGATCCCCGACCCGGGCCGGGTCACCCCGCTGGACGCGTCGCATGGCGCCGAGGAGTCGGCCGCCTGGATGCGCCGACGCCGCCGCGAGGACCGCGAGGCCCTGGCCGTCGCCGGGCGGGATCCGCGCCATCTCGACCTACTGGACATCCAGTACGTCGCCGACCGCGACCCGGAGCTGGCCCAGGCCGTCGCCGAGGATCCGGACTCCTTCGTGCGCATCGTGCGCGACCGGATCGACCTGAGGGACCGAGTGTCGCAGATCGCGGAGGCACTGCCGCCGGACGCGCTGCGGGACCGGCTCGTCCATGCGCCGGTCGGCTTCGGCGGCCACCCGGACCACCGTGCCGTGGCGTTGTACGCGGTCGAGTTGGCGAAGGCGGGGGCGGAGGTGAGGCTGTGGGGCGACAGCCCGTATGTCGTCCGCCACGGGCTGCCCACCTGGCTGGGCGGCGTGCACAATCCGCCGGCCGACGAGATCGTCGCCGAGGGGCTCGCCGCCACCGTGGGCGACCGGTACCGGCTGACGGTCGACACGGTTCGGCTGACCGGGGCGGCGCTGGAGCGCAAACTGCGGGCGACGCGTTGCTATCGCACCGAGTACCCCTCGATCCAGGCCGACTTCGGGGCGGCCATGGAGCCGGACATGCTGGCGTACGAACTGGTCTGGTCGCTCCGGGCCGACGACCAGCCGGGCCGCCGGTAACGTGCCGGGGTCGGATCGTGAGGGGGCCACCAGACCGGTCGTGATCATGGTGCACGACTATCCGCCACTGTCCGGCGGTGGTCTGGCGCTGGCCGCACTCGATCTGGCGGCGCTCCTGGCGGACCGCTACGAGTTCCGGATCGTCTCCGCACGCTCCCGCGACCACTTCGCGGACGACCGGGGACGGCTGCGCGCCGCTTCGACCTGGCTGTGCGCGTCGCCGTGGCGGCTGCTGCGCTGGGCGCCGGACGCCGATCTCGTCGTCGTCCACTGGACCTTCTCGTTCCGCTGGCTGTCCACCCTGGCCGCGGCCGTCGTCCCGCTCACCGGATGCCCCACGGTCCTGATCATCCACACCGCCCCCGAGCATGCCCGCCACAACCGTCTGCGCGTGCTGCCGGACTGGGTACGTCGCCTTCTGCTGGGCCTGGCCGCTCGGTTGACGCGCCGTCACAGCTGTGTGGCGGCCCTGAGCCACGCGCACGCCCTCGAACTGCGGGACGCGGGCATACGACCGACGCATGTCCTGCCCCTTCCGGTGCGACCGGCCGACGGTCCGGGCGTCCACCGGGCGAGGGGTCCGGTCGGAGTCGTCGGCTTCGCGGGTGAGTTGTCGGTGCTGAAGGGGGCGGATCTGCTGCCCGGGCTGATGGCGGCACTGACGCCTCGCTGGCGGATGCGGATCGCCGGGGCAGGTCCGCTGTCGGGAGCCGTGCTGAAGGCCGTGGACGCGCTGCCGTCCGCGCGGCGCCAACGCGTGTGCCTGTTGGGCGCGGTGGCCCCTGAACACATGCCGTCGTTCTACCGGTCCGTCGACTTCCTGCTCGTTGTCTCGCGGACCGAGTCGCAGTGCCGGGTCGCTCTGGAGGCCATGCTGGCGGGCGTTGTCGTGCTCGCCGGACGGGCGGGCGGCCTCACCGACATCGTCGTGGACGGGAAGACGGGGTTCCTGGTCGATCCGGCACGGCCGGCGGAACTGCGCGCGCTGCTGGACCGGCTGTCGGCCGACCGGGCGGTGCTGGACCGGGTCCGGCGCACGGCTCGGGCCTCGGCGCTGGCCGCGTTCGAGGCCAGCCGCGCCGATTGGAGCCGCCTGCTGATGGAGCTGGTCCCGTCCGGCGCGGGCCGGGAGAACCTTCCGTACCGTCGACTTTCACACAAGCGCCACCAGACCCTTCCCTGACGTTTGGTGCTCTTGGAACACTCCTTCCGCGCGCAATCCGTCAAGCGGCTCCGTCCGGTCGAACACCCTCAAGGGGAGAGGTCCCTCACTCATGCCCGATGTCAACCGGCGTAGATTCCTCCAAGTCGCGGGCGCCACCTCGGCGTTCACCGCGCTTTCCAGCAGCATCCAGCGTGCCGCCGCCATCCCGGCGAACCACCGCACCGGTTCGATCCGGGACGTCGAGCACATCGTCGTCCTGATGCAGGAGAACCGTTCGTTCGACCACTACTTCGGCAAGCTGAGAGGCGTCCGCGGCTTTGGTGACCCGCACCCGGTGCGGCTGGACAGCGGCAAGTCGGTCTGGCACCAGTCCGACGGCACCAAGGACCTGCTGCCCTTCCACCCCACCGCCGACGACCTCGGCATGCAGTTCCTGGAGGGGCTGCCGCACGGCTGGACCGACGGCCAGCAGGCGTACAACGGCGGCAAGTACGACAAGTGGGTCCCGGCGAAGGGCACCACGACGATGGCGTACCTGACCCGCGAGGACATCCCGTTCCACTACGCCCTCGCCGACGCCTTCACCGTCTGCGACGCCTACCACTGCTCGTTCATCGGCTCCACCGACCCCAACCGCTACTACATGTGGTCGGGTTACACCGGGAACGACGGCCAGGGTGGCGGGCCCGTGCTCGGCAACGACGAGCTGGGGTACGGGTGGACCACCTATCCGGAGCGACTCGAAGAGGCCGGGGTCTCTTGGAAGATCTATCAGGACATCGGCGACGGCCTTGACGCCGCCGGCTCCTGGGGCTGGATCGCCGACGCCTACCGCGGCAACTACGGCGACAACTCCCTGCTGTACTTCAACAAGTACCGCAACGCCCAGCCCGGCGAGCCCTGGTACGACAAGGCCCGCACCGGCACCGACGTCAAGAACGGCGACGGCTACTTCGACCGGCTCCGGGCCGACGTCAAGGCCGGGACGCTGCCGCAGATCTCCTGGATAGCCTCCCCCGAGGCCTTCTCCGAGCACTCCAACTGGCCCTCCAACTACGGTGCCTGGTACATCGCCCAGGTCCTGGACGCGCTCACCTCCAACCCGGAGGTCTGGTCGAAGACGGCCCTGTTCATCACGTACGACGAGAACGACGGCTTCTTCGACCACCTGGTGCCGCCGCTGCCGCCGAAGGACGCCTCCCGGGGCAAGTCCACCGTCGATGTCGCGCTCGACCTCTACCCCGGTGACAGCCGGCGCCCGGCCGGCGCCTACGGCCTCGGCCCGCGCGTGCCGATGCTGGTCGTCTCGCCGTGGAGCAAGGGCGGTTACGTCTGCTCCGAGACCCTCGACCACACGTCGATCCTCCAGTTCATGGAGCGCCGGTTCGGGGTGCGGGAGACCAACATCTCCCCGTGGCGCCGTACCGTCTGCGGCGATCTCACCTCGGCCTTCGACTTCTCCCGCAAGGACAGCCGCCCGGCCGCCCTGCCGGAGACGGACGAGTACGAGCCGCAGGACCGCGAGCGGCACCCCGACTACAGGCCGACGCCGCCCGCCGACCCGGACATGCCCCGCCAGGAGCGCGGTCTGCGCCCCGCCCGCCCGCTGAAGTACGCCCCGTACGTGGATGGCTCGGTGGACGCGGCGGCCGGTAAGTTCACGCTGGCCTTCGCCTCCGGCGCCCACGCGGGCGCCGCCTTCCTGGTGACCTCCGGCAGCCGCGCCGACGGACCGTGGACGTACACCACCGAGGCCGGCAAGAACATCGCCGACACCTGGAACTCGGCGTACTCGAACGGCTCGTACGACCTCACCGTGCACGGGCCCAACGGCTTCCTGCGCGTCTTCAAGGGCCCGAACAAGGCCGCCGGGCCCGAGGTCACCGCCCGGCACACCGGCGACGACGTGCGGCTCACCTTCACCAACAAGGGGGAGGCGAGCGTCCGGCTGAAGGTCAGCAATGGGTACGGCGGTCGGGCTCGGACCTTCACCGTGCGGCCCGGCGCCACCGTCCGGCACACCGTCGGCCTCGCGGCGAGCCGCCGCTGGTACGACCTGACCGTCACCTCCGACGCCGACCCGGCCTTCCTGCGCAGGTTCGCCGGACACGTCGAGAACGGTCGTCCCGGGGTCAGCGACCCGGCGATCGTCGTCGGCTAGGACCGATTACGACGCGCGGCTCACAGCGGCGTGAGATGCCCCGGCTCCGGCTGCCGGGGCATCGGCGTCGCCGCCAGCGCCGGTTCCGGCGTGGCCGTCCCCGGCTCCAGGGCCAGCACGGCGGCCACCGGGTGGTCGTCGTCCGTGGCGGGTGTCGCCCGGGTCAGCAGGACCACACCCCGGGCCGCGACTCCCGCGCCCGCCACTGCCAGCAGCACTCCGGCCGCGCCGCCCTGAAGGCGTTCGCCCAGCAGGGCGAGGCCGATCAGCGCGGCGGCCACCGGGTTGGACAGGGTGACCAGGGCGAGCGGGGCGTCCAGGCCGTCCTGGTAGGCCGACTGCGACAGCAGCAGTCCGCCCGCCGCGAAGGCCGCGACGACCAGGGCCACCCCGATCACCTGCACGCTCAGCAGCGATCCCGATCGGTCCGTCGCGGCCACCGTCACGGTCTGGGTGAGCGCCGAGGCCACTCCGGAGGCGACCCCGGACGCGGTCGCGTGCCGCAGGCCCCGCCGCCTGCCCGGCCGCCCGAGCACGGCGATCAGTACCGAGGTGACCCCGGCGACCGCCACCGCCTCGGACACGCTCAGCACATCGTCGGGGGCGTGCCCGGACGCCGTGACGAGGATCGCCGCGAGGCCGAGGAGGGTGAGG
Encoded proteins:
- a CDS encoding PIG-L family deacetylase encodes the protein MQSSHDRPVVLLSPHLDDAVFGLWHVLDGPGSAEVVTVFAGIPDPGRVTPLDASHGAEESAAWMRRRRREDREALAVAGRDPRHLDLLDIQYVADRDPELAQAVAEDPDSFVRIVRDRIDLRDRVSQIAEALPPDALRDRLVHAPVGFGGHPDHRAVALYAVELAKAGAEVRLWGDSPYVVRHGLPTWLGGVHNPPADEIVAEGLAATVGDRYRLTVDTVRLTGAALERKLRATRCYRTEYPSIQADFGAAMEPDMLAYELVWSLRADDQPGRR
- a CDS encoding glycosyltransferase family 4 protein → MVHDYPPLSGGGLALAALDLAALLADRYEFRIVSARSRDHFADDRGRLRAASTWLCASPWRLLRWAPDADLVVVHWTFSFRWLSTLAAAVVPLTGCPTVLIIHTAPEHARHNRLRVLPDWVRRLLLGLAARLTRRHSCVAALSHAHALELRDAGIRPTHVLPLPVRPADGPGVHRARGPVGVVGFAGELSVLKGADLLPGLMAALTPRWRMRIAGAGPLSGAVLKAVDALPSARRQRVCLLGAVAPEHMPSFYRSVDFLLVVSRTESQCRVALEAMLAGVVVLAGRAGGLTDIVVDGKTGFLVDPARPAELRALLDRLSADRAVLDRVRRTARASALAAFEASRADWSRLLMELVPSGAGRENLPYRRLSHKRHQTLP
- a CDS encoding phosphocholine-specific phospholipase C, with product MPDVNRRRFLQVAGATSAFTALSSSIQRAAAIPANHRTGSIRDVEHIVVLMQENRSFDHYFGKLRGVRGFGDPHPVRLDSGKSVWHQSDGTKDLLPFHPTADDLGMQFLEGLPHGWTDGQQAYNGGKYDKWVPAKGTTTMAYLTREDIPFHYALADAFTVCDAYHCSFIGSTDPNRYYMWSGYTGNDGQGGGPVLGNDELGYGWTTYPERLEEAGVSWKIYQDIGDGLDAAGSWGWIADAYRGNYGDNSLLYFNKYRNAQPGEPWYDKARTGTDVKNGDGYFDRLRADVKAGTLPQISWIASPEAFSEHSNWPSNYGAWYIAQVLDALTSNPEVWSKTALFITYDENDGFFDHLVPPLPPKDASRGKSTVDVALDLYPGDSRRPAGAYGLGPRVPMLVVSPWSKGGYVCSETLDHTSILQFMERRFGVRETNISPWRRTVCGDLTSAFDFSRKDSRPAALPETDEYEPQDRERHPDYRPTPPADPDMPRQERGLRPARPLKYAPYVDGSVDAAAGKFTLAFASGAHAGAAFLVTSGSRADGPWTYTTEAGKNIADTWNSAYSNGSYDLTVHGPNGFLRVFKGPNKAAGPEVTARHTGDDVRLTFTNKGEASVRLKVSNGYGGRARTFTVRPGATVRHTVGLAASRRWYDLTVTSDADPAFLRRFAGHVENGRPGVSDPAIVVG